The region CAACACGTCACTACTGTAGTTTTAGTTTATCTTAGCAAGCTAAAACCTTGATTGctgttgttgtatattttgaatttcaaagtTATTTTATTGAACAGTAATTATCTTGTGAATTTTACATGTCAGGTTTATAGGTTCAATGCCAGCATATGATGGCAGTGATGGTGCTCTAGGTTGCAAGCTGGTGAGTTTTTATCATGAGAATGCACATAGATATAAAGACATCTCTACCCACATGGCAACCATCTTACTATATAATCATATGACTGGTGTGTTAAAAGCAGTAAGTACCTTATTAGAACATATTCATTAAAGGTTCCCTTCTGAGTAGGATTTAAATCTAAGTGTGAAAACCGATTTTTTGAAAGGTTGATCCAGAATAAAAATGATTCCATGTAATTCATATCACAATAAAATGCAATGACACGGAATTAAAACATACTACCTTAAGTAACCATATAGATGAGAAATGAGTCAATTTCTAATTAAGAAAGTGTctttactatttttttattatctatggaaaaaattatgtgaaacaacattgatcaAATCCATGCTTGTAAGTcattaattgtaaaaaaaaacactataagaaatgttttaaaagtgCGTAATTGTCCATACAGAAAGtgattgtaaacaaataacaagtGAACACAAAGTAATCAAACTTTTATCAAGAgtgatatttcaatatatgaaGCAAACGCtgtgacagggcaccctcacacatcagtcaacccctccaacaggaggctggtgagggtggACTGACACAGTATCTTGCCGCACTCAACAGACACTTACACAGACTGATATGTTACTTGGTAATTACTTGTATTTACGCAGGTTGTAAAAAGTGAATGTTTTGGTCTTACAGATAATGGATGGTGAAGTTATAACAACCATGAGAACAGCAGCCGCCTCAGCTGTAGCTACAAAGGTATCGCAGTCAAAGTCTACACTTTATCTAGTTGAGATCACTGCATACAGTGTAACTTTAGTCAGTTATTAGTAGCACACACCTAATTTGATTGGCTGATCCAGTCTATCGATACcaattcattaatattcacatcaCATCAGACACAACTGACATCATCTGACACAGCTAATAGTCTCTAAAATCAATTAACAAGTAACACCTGTTTCCTTGCCAATGATGTGTTTGCTGAGAGTACAGATTCAAGACCAGCCAATGAATGTGCTAAGCTTTAAATGTTTTGGTGGTCTTCAGCTTGATTTTATAAGTATATGTAAGGTACAATGTGACGGCACAGTCTAATATATCATTAACCGATCTCACGGCCAATGAGGGCAGAACGACATGACCTATCTTACAGTGTAATAAAGTAGACAGACTCTGCCATTATGATGACAGTGTCAATAGTCATCAACTATTCAGAACCATCACTTTTCCAGAATGctgatacatgtactattattttttttgtcaattacAGTATCTTGCTCCAAAAGACTCCAAAATACTGTGTATCCTTGGAGCAGGTACACAAGCCAGAAGCCATTATCAAGCATTGCATCTAGTATGCAATTTTCAACaggtaatatttcattttgaaaattatgatgATCATATAATCTGAAATATGTCTTTATACTAGATATGAATGAAAGTAGATAAGAAAGTGGATTTCATTTGGTAAATCAATCATTGACATTCTTTATGATAAAATGATAGCATtatgtgtgtgatttgggtaaaaatgtcatttttagtcaaaaacttTAAACTGAAATTATACTAGGCaaattggtctgaaatttggtgggaatggtcttaggggatgtgtagatgtggaattgttcatgacatgaatAATCCCATCAGTgaatgtgatatgcaaattaggtctaaaaatatcTCCTTTTGGTCTAAAATCTGTAGTTCAAAAATTACAAGGCAGACTGGTCTAAAGTTTGGTTGAGATGTTTCTACAATTGTTTAGATGAAgaattattcaattttaattgATCATGTTTTCCTACTAGAAAAAAAAcgatgtgaaataacatacaccaagtctgtgtttagaACTTAATAAATTGTTAAAAACTCTAAAACTGTAAAAGGTTGTTTTCATATGTatattaacaaacattttacacattttaaaaacgttttcaatttttatcaatttattgagttataaacacagacttggtgtatattgtttcacattccttatattgtttcacattctGTTTGGAGTGCAAAAAGATAGTACAGTTGTTTTATCAATCAAAAATCCGAAATGAATACCTATTTTTATCGATATGGCCACTTAAACAGCATACACATATATCCAACCTGATTATTATTGCTGCCATGTACtttcattatattatatcatgtctatcCATTTTGTTTTACTTCCAGACCAAGATCTGGAATCACAGACGTGTCAGAGCAGAGACGTTTGCTGACGAGTACTCAGCTACTGTATGTGATACTGCTGAAGAGGCAGCTAAGGATGCCGATGTTATAGTTGTAGCCACCAGTTCAAAGACACCTGTACTTCAATATCAATGGGTCAAACCAGGAGCACACATAAATGGTATGTGTATTTCAAATTTGCATTTATATATCTTGTTTGTTTCCTTTGTTATCATGATTCTATTTAAGATGAAATCAAAGAAATCAGATGATTGTTAATTTTTATGACATGCCTTGGTGGTAAAAGTCTGTTTCAGGTACAgagaattgaaatgaaattttgtagAATTTGTATGCGTTTGATAGGGAAAATGCctaaaccatagaccctggaAAGAATTCCAGCATCTATGCAAGAACTGCTTATCATGGTTACATGTCTTGTGTGTTTTGGACATATCTGTGAGAGTTTGTGAAACTCATATTTCTAACTCTTTCACAATGTCAAAATAGGTATCGGTGCTTGCACTCATGATTGGCAGGAAATGTCATCTGAATTAATGCAAAATGCAGTAGTGTATGCTGATAGTAAAGATGCAGCCATGGTTGAAGCAGGTGATGTCATCTTATCTAAAGCTGAGGTTTATGGTGAAATTGGAGACTTGGTGAATGGAACTAAAGAAGCTTTCACAGGAAAGACAACTGTGTTCAAATCCCTAGGTATGATTGAACATgataaagtttgtaaattattagGTTTCTTTTCAGCAAGACTCatagatagttatgtttttctgttgttttcatatggtatctgtgttattggcttcttctcatcagatatacagccatttaCAGATAGGACGAACAGTTTTATAgttattgtctttttcagttgatgtcagtttccgcgtccactatttcttgcgagacttcacaattgttgtgattttcttattttttttctcaaatatgtaaaaaaaaaagtttaggatcggcatgaaaaactaggtagggtcAGGTATAACCAGAACCAAgcatcttttttttatttgggcTTACTAGTATTTATGAATAGCTAATTCAGTCACATTGCACCAGTACACTACAACCAATTGATAATCTCCTGCATACCTAACAATGACCTAAAAAATGTTCTGGTCTCTATGAACTAGATAAGAATATGAATAGAAAATGACTGTTAGTGTGTTGGTTGTGTCATTGAAAAATGTGCTCTGGTTTGTTAGAATGTCAATGTCATGAAATAGGGAGAACTGCCAAGTACAAATAAATATGCTaatattatgttgttgttgttttcacagGAATGGCTATAGAGGATATAGTAGCTGCAAAACTTGTATATGAGAAATGTGAAAACGACCCAGAATAAACACAGTGTATTTCCTGGTATATGTACTCCAGCGATTAGTCAGACAACTTACATATCTAGAGCAGAATTAATGTCCAGTAATAGTGTATACAAAGTGTAAAACCTAAATTAACATTTTGTGTCAGAATACAAAAATGACAGAAATAGGTCAATTGTACACCTATCAATTATGTAGCATACAGAATTCCAATTCAATGGTGGTAGTTTCTTTTGGTGATGTTTTTCTTCTGAACAAAAGACTTGGGAAAATTTCTCACGTGAGAATTTTATCAACCATAGACAGATCTCTCTCCAGCGTCTGCACATCAATATACAGATTCCAATGTTATTTACACACTCAAAAGTTGACCTATATTTTAGcgtatataaatattaaattgaCCTTTgaattgacctctgaccttgaaGTATTTCTGAGAAGAGAGGGCTACCCAGAAACATTCCTACGTgtacaacaaatttcaaattctgTCAGAAAGTTCATCAAATTGCTATCATGGAAAATGTGAATTTCAAGATTCAATTTATTCAGTGGTAAATTACATTGTGGTAAAGTTGCATTGAATGTGGCGAGTTGGGAGAATGACAAAggtaatttgtatgtaaatggtaatggCTTCCAGTGTAAATGATAAccataatatatttttatatcaatcatTGTAATTTTTGTAGCCGGTTCACTTGCCAATCTATAGTTACTTTTAATAATCAGATGATAGTAATGAATGCATATGATAAGCAAGAGTATTAAAGAGCCATCCCAAACCATTGAAAGGGGAAACGTGGCCTGCAAAGGATTTTGTTCCTGAAATACATCCAGTGTCTCCTGGGGGATGTGAATGGCATGTTAAGCCAAAAGCAACTGACAGCAATGGCCCAGGATCACTGCAGCTGGAGGAAACTTGTGGTCGCCtgaatgttaataataataataatgatgatatgtatatatatatatatatttgatttgataagcaaattaatttttgacaaGGGAAAGGATACCTTGTCAATTCACTGTTTAATAAAACTTGGATAttaaacaagataaaatatgCTGGTTTCAGTCACTTTCACTTTCAAGACAAAGCTGAAACGAATCTGAACTTAGACGGATGTGAGGTATGTGCCTTGCTAGGGCACATACTAGGGAACTTCCATTAAATGTATTGATGACATACAATAAAGATAGAAGTCAATTCATTCAAC is a window of Glandiceps talaboti chromosome 5, keGlaTala1.1, whole genome shotgun sequence DNA encoding:
- the LOC144436018 gene encoding ketimine reductase mu-crystallin-like — translated: MTMLPKYITAEAVKKVLKMSDLIPVIERGMGEFSKHEAGGVIQPVRAVIPVKEADGFIGSMPAYDGSDGALGCKLVSFYHENAHRYKDISTHMATILLYNHMTGVLKAIMDGEVITTMRTAAASAVATKYLAPKDSKILCILGAGTQARSHYQALHLVCNFQQTKIWNHRRVRAETFADEYSATVCDTAEEAAKDADVIVVATSSKTPVLQYQWVKPGAHINGIGACTHDWQEMSSELMQNAVVYADSKDAAMVEAGDVILSKAEVYGEIGDLVNGTKEAFTGKTTVFKSLGMAIEDIVAAKLVYEKCENDPE